The nucleotide sequence TCTCTGCAGGATCATCTGCTTTATATGTGACTCACCGTCCCGAACAGTCGTCCGTCTGCGTTCATGGCAAGGAAACGGTTGGTACAGATGCCTTTAATGAGTACTTCACCCACTGCCGTCGCCTGCAGCTGCAGACGAACTgatggagaacacacacacacacacacacacacacacacacacaccttcagtcCATCACAACAAACATATAGTTgctaattaagtaaataaaatgcttaatttatttacatttgatttattaCTCAAACACATTTATGCTTTCAGTGTTTTGGGGATAACAATGATGTCATCATGACCTGCAGTAACCTGTGTATTTCAACAGATTGCACTGATTACCAGCCTCAGAGCTCACACAACTGCTCTGATATCAGTTAATCATTCAATTTCCCTCAGCCTAGgcccctatttatcaggggtcgccacagtagaatgaaccaccaactattccataatatgttttacacagcgggtgcccttccagctgcaacccagcactgttaaacacccatacacactcaatcacacacacactcatacactatggtcaatttagttcatcagttcccctgtAGCGTTCCCCTAAAGTGTTCCCCTCCAGCACAGACATGATGTAAACAATGGACAAATAAATGcctgaaaaaatactatagtaatgtataacAAATACTGCAGTGATCTTGAACTATATAATAGTAAAGTGCTCAaagtaatctgttgtggtgattctacagttgctatggcaacacaacaacaatagtaattaatctgtagtgatgattctgcagttgctatggcaacacaacaacaatagtaattaatctgtagtgatgattctgcagttgctatggcaacacaaccactatagtaattaatctgtagtgatgattctgcagttgctatggcaacacaaccactatagtaattaatctgctgtggtgattctacagttgctatggtaacacaacaacactAGTCATGAAActgttgtggggattctacagttgctatggtaacacaactccTATAGTAATTGATTGTTGttgtgattctgcagttgctatggcaacacaacaactatagtaatataacaAATGATCCAATACTGTAGTGTTTACAACTATAGTATATTATACACTCTCTGAAATAAAGGTAGCCTATGTGAGCTTTcgctggggtggtaccttttcaaaaggtacacatttttaaGGGTTCattttggtacctcaaaagtatatattagtacctacacattttaagaggaacacttttgtattttataggttctaatatgtacctttgaggtattaatgtgcaccttttaggtacaaatttgtaccttttgaaaaggttggggtgatttctgagagtgtactaatACACCAGTTAACTCTTATATAAgtgtattacagtatttattacagtttattaagGCATTTGTTAAAGAGTTGTAAATACTACAATATATGCATGATCAATACACTTTACTACAGTATGGTTAAGCAGTTACTGTAGATTGCTATAGTATTATTTCACGGTGGAGGTCAATAAATGAAGCTTTGGGTGGGCGTGGTTTGTGAAACGTCACTCAGTGGTTGCTCTTAACAACAGGATTTTTAATCAGTGAGTCCGGAgagatgttagtttcagtttcAACTTTAACTCATGGCCTTCATCTCCTCTTCTTCTACTGAGCCTGACCGAATATGGAAATTATTTacttttcattcacacacacacacacacacacacacacacacacacacacacacacacacacacacacacaccagactcTATAAAGGTTTTGAAAGTTGTGAGGAAAATCTCCATGATGTAACACTACAGAATCAAACAGACAGCTCTCTGTGAACTCCTGAACTGCGTGTGTTCGTCAACTTTTCTGAAAATAACACACACTTTTAAGTGGAGCTGGAAACCTGACGTCATCACAATAATCATCATTGGGCCCTGATATTCATCTGTGCTCCACAACAGACGCATAAAGAGCCTTTGTGCCGATATAAGCCATCTCCTGCTGCTGCTTTCCCGTCATAAAGTTTGATTATTCGCACATTTTTTCTCCTTAACAATAAAACTACAGCAAAGTATTACTTTCAAATTATAAAtatggaaatcatattagcagccaatgagtATCAAAGCACAGCAGTGTTCACAGTCAGTGTAATAGTGCTAATGCTGTTTCGAAGACTAGCATATGCGatttcagacacaatattcaaagTATGATGGTGACGTCAGATAATTTAGCGACACAACTTCGTTGAAAAATGAAGGGATGTGCGAATATAAGTCCATCATTACTCACTGTGCGGGTCGCTCTTGTCTCGGGCTCCGTCCACTCGGCCGTCCGCGTTGATCCGCAGGAAGTATCCTCCGTTTTTGCAGTACAGGCGCTTGGGATCCCTGAAGCTGCCCGCGGGAAAGCTGCTGTTTTCGGCGTCCGGAGCGGCCGGGAGTGTGGTGATCCCTCCGGTGGCCATCCCTCAGTCTGTCGGTCTCTGCCCCCTCTGCGCCTCTTCCTCTTACTTTTCCTACACTTCTTCTTCCTCCCGTTCCTCTTCtatctcttcctcctccttctcctcttcttcttccttcttctccTCTTCTTCTTGCCACTTTGTCTCCTTCCGGCGCTCAGACAAGCCTCTCATTAAAGTTCAGAGAAActtaatgaagatgatgatgaaggagtctctctctctctctctctctctctcgctctctctctctctctctctctctctctctctctctctctgtctgtctttcattagtgatttgggggccctaggCAGTTCCAGCTATGGCCCTGTCGTTAAAACCCAAAACGCTCTCAGATATCTAATGTGGAACCTTTATCCTCGTAgtgtaatataaaatacaaacaaattctcAAATAAAAACTAGCTCACAAACTCATTAGGTACAGTTaatttgtgattagattttaatatttgcatgtacAGAAGGAACGTCTCACTATTCGTAGCGGCCCCCAGTTCTGAAGtgttaaaatcttaatggttatagacagattttacatgATACTAATTCATGAAAGAACTgtgataataatatgataataagccgttataagaataagaataataacaagagttaattaattcattttcggcttatagtccctttatttgtcaggggtcaatatagcggaatgaacagccaattcCCAGCACatgtacacagcggatggccttccagctgcaacccagtactgggaaacacccataaacactcattcacacttacaatttagcttacccaattcacatgtactgtatgtgtttggacttatgggggaaactggagcaccaggaggaataataataataataataataataataataataaagtacgtTTAAATAGGGTAAAaatatgtcttgaaaaataaGCTTGTTGGCATTGGTCAGTGCCCCCTTTCCCTGAGGCCCTACGCACTCTGTTAGTATTTTTAGaattaaaaataccccaacatttAACCCAACTGTAgtttattatagcaccttcccaacttgggttaaataatttaaattattttattttgaataaatgttatttttttcattatggtattactattgctactattactagtactactaaTAACTTTATAATTTtgactgtgtaaataaatatcatacagtttacaaaaatattgaaaatgctttatttccattacattttaggTTCCAGACACAGCGTTTTTATCCATTTATTATAGATCAGCTATAAAGTGCATGTTTGTATCATCAATAACTAAGAGTGCGGGTGAAATGGATAGAAAAAACACGAAATGAAGAgataatttgaaataaataaacttgagCTTAAGCATAAAAAAtgttataatgcaaaaacaacattacgtacACATATTAgcacagctgttctgtgtcaggtaaatcagttgactgttgaaattgaaaatttttaacccaactggtagagtaataaaataaatcacccaacaaagcaccaaatatttaacccaactggttaagttaataaataataacccaataaagataaaaaataacccaacaaacatCACATACTTTTAACTTAACcgttgggttaaataaataactttgtgTTTTTTAGTGCATTTACACATATAgaaatatgcatacacacacacacacacacacacacacacacacacacacacacacacacacacacacacacacacacacacacacacacatacataagtaCATATAGagatatgcacacacaaacacacacagacacatgcatacacataaatagacattcacacacacattggtattggtggtttaggACTCTCCACAGGCGTAATGTGTTTTATACTGTAAGAACCACTGTTGCGTCAGGTCATTCACTTTCACTGTGAGTCATTACAAAAGTAATAATTGGTaattggtgatgatgatggtaataatgATGTAGTATTATTTAACTAAATATCTTACCCAGCATGACTCAGACTGACGAGATGCAAAAACACTTGAGCCTGAATGAGGACAGCTCCTCTCCGGTGGCTGAGGCTGATCACAGAGCAGTTCTCTTTGAGGGTTTCCATCggttcaccacacacacacacacacacacacacacacacacacacacacacacacacacacacacacacacagttcctcATCTGTGAGCAGGAGGAGATCACCACAGGATAATTCAAGAGCAGAGCAAAGAAGATCACAGAAGAGCACCACGCTCCAAGACTACAGCTGCAGATAAAACACAMMaacacacacacacacacacacacacacacacacacacacacacacacacacacacacacacacacacacacacacacacacacacacacacacacacacatacctgacGGCAGAGTAGCCAATATAAgtctgcatgtttgtgtttgtgtctatgaatatgtgtgtgtgtgtgtgtgtgtgtgtgtgtgtgtttggcggCCTCTGGCAGGCGCTAAAGTGAACTACATGCTCAGCTCCTgtcagactttaaaaaaaaaattattaaagctTTGAAACATTACATAAAGTGATAATGCAACAATTCGTATATATACTATATCCAAAAACATTTCTATAGTTACAAAAATAACAACCAAAAATGATACTGAAGCAAAAACATAACAGgagagataaaaaaatatatacaattaaaaaattgaaataataataaaaaataaaatagtcttacaaaatacttctatacatataaacaaaaataataactcaGGATACAATCATTGActatagaaatctaacattacatctttttgtttttaatttgtattagagacttttttcaatttttccatttctaataaaaaatattgcattttggTATACATTTCGAAAATTTctgtttatgtataaaatatttgcCTTGCAAAACGTAGAAGTTCAGCTCCTGTCAGACTGTAgtgtatggaaggccgttggggccaaaacgtctgcaacaaacgtgttaacgcgtaattgcgtgttaacgcgtaattaacgcgttaacacgtcatttacgcgttaacacgttggtacgtgttaacacgtcatttacgtgttaacacgcaatttacgtgttaacacgttttttttaaactagtctcattttttaaagtgctatcatttattcattctccaaactgcttttttaaaaatgtataatgtcaTGTATTGTATTATGAAAGGCCAGACATCTTCTGTAATGTTATGTTTGATggtataataatgtataataataataatgtttgttattcAGCTGCTGATATTACTTTGAAAAATGAGTCCAGAGAAATCAGAATGAGATTTATTTGACAAGGGtgtgcaaacacacaaaaaatgttttttttcttctcaggAGCACAGATACATAAATACAAATCAACACAAGAAAACAGAATGACATAAGTGGATAaagtaaatacaacattttggtAACAAAATCATAAACAGTAAGGGTAAAAACAGGCAGCAACTGATCTAATAATGAAGATCTATAGAGATAAAGATGTGTAGAAAGGTCAGGCAGGTGCACAGAAATAATCCTCTGTGCTGACAGTCCGCTGCAGTCTTATGTCTGATTTGGTGGCCGATCCAAACCAGACAGTAATTGAATTTTTGTCAGAGGAAATGGCTGCAGATTCTACATTCTCATACTGTATACAACATGTCATAAATTACTAAGCacaaattattaaatgcagaGTAACTTATCTTGCTGAGGTTTATGTCTGCAAATAATTTACATATTGTATGACTAACATTTTATAGCAATCCTGTtttctttataatatatatttatgcatgtaatatatatttgtttgcagaACTTTGCACTAGATATTTTTGTCTCTGTACTGGAAGCTCCAATCACCAAGACAAAACACTCCTTTGTGTAAAcgattgaggtaaaaaaaaaaaaagccaaaattatgatttactaaatcaaaagtacaagataaagtcaaaataatgatttaataactcAAATTTATGATTGAATAATTCTgtaaaaattacattacaacaacaggcggtaaaaaaaaaaaacaatcttaatgTGTAACAATTAtctaaatattttgtataataaaacctgatatagttaaaatgttttacataatTGAACATTCATGTACATATTTGTGATTAtaaatggacacacacacacacacacacacacacacacacacacacacacacacacacacacacacacacacacacacacacacacacacacacacacacacacctttacctttgaacttgtgggggaaaccagagcacccagaggaaacacaagccaacacagggagcagggatgggcaaaaatacacaaccacattttaaaataaaatcccaaatccatcaattttacatgtatcaatataaactacaaaatacagcagccacaaatgtatcaaagTAAAGTTctatatatcttttattttaaaatacacaaaatacttttacaagcaAGCAGGAAATTTCGTCACGAAATAGGCATATTTGGTCACCGTTCACCGTTACACTGACTACAttaagtaaacaatgtttgacagcAACAGGGCTTGAGCAAGTTTAAATCAGCTTACCGGTCAACGCATTTACCTCTACATGAGGCATTTATAAACTCGTGTTtctctttcattaaaaaaaaataattgtacaaaatacatacagaaagtcctgtcttgaaaatgatctc is from Danio rerio strain Tuebingen ecotype United States chromosome 14, GRCz12tu, whole genome shotgun sequence and encodes:
- the fgf2 gene encoding fibroblast growth factor 2 (The RefSeq protein has 1 substitution compared to this genomic sequence), with the protein product MATGGITTLPAAPDAENSSFPAGSFRDPKRLYCKNGGFFLRINADGRVDGARDKSDPHIRLQLQATAVGEVLIKGICTNRFLAMNADGRLFGTKRTTDECYFLERLESNNYNTYRSRKYPDWYVALKRTGQYKSGSKTSPGQKAILFLPMSAKC
- the fgf2 gene encoding fibroblast growth factor 2 isoform X1, which encodes MATGGITTLPAAPDAENSSFPAGSFRDPKRLYCKNGGYFLRINADGRVDGARDKSDPHINNFHIRSGSVEEEEMKAMS